The DNA window atgacatcagggtcaacatggcaacagtgccgcgtcGGACGGGTCAtagccacccgtacggcgcactgtgccaggcgtgcaccgggattcgggggtggcaggctttactgtagccacgccccgtcacatcgccgttacgtggatgcagacttcgagggtacgatcttgaccgctttgtgggagccggtttcttggagtcggccttctcgcggtcggcttcttggagccggccctcccacggctttctccatgagggctaaagtcgggccgccctccgatagtcggcctgggagacagccggcaaggggaaggcggccctacgtcttggattcttgagggccgggttggttcataattttttcagaagggccagggggagccggctaggctacccgtggtcatttactccgacaataaagacatgtacaatggttgataagatagtcttatcttaagtttTGCATGTAATTTATAGATGACAAAGAAAAATGTCTACAATGGGTcatctcttagccttatcttcaataactagcaATTTCTAAAAATATGGTGAGACATATAGTGCTAAGAAATCATCTTTTGTcttatcttaaataagagaagacaagccttctcttatgagttctctctcctccacctcatcatttatcctacgtgGCATTTCTAAGATAGCACTATTGTACATGTCCTAAGAACGTCTTGTATTTTCATCAGTGTCAAAACGTCTTATATGTTGATACTGAGAGAGGATAAAATTAAATCTGCGCATGAGTCACAAAACAAGAATTAGGCTAATCCTAGGTAAGCTCATCAACTTATAATATTAAGAAATGCGCAATAGACTTAAGCAATAACTTGTTCCGGTCGTTCTCTTCCTTGAACTTATCAGCCATTCAGCAACTGGCAGCTCTTATCCAACACCTTGCTTAATTAGCTGCTCATTACGTACATACTTACATGGTGATGATCTGGTGGTAAAATTGTCTGTTCCTCCTTGTTTTCTCCTAAAACTTGAGCATAATATACCACATCTCCGTATCCAAAGCCGAAGAACGGATGTAACAAGACCCATACATGCACGGTCGAAAACTCCCAAAGACGCATGAAAGCGTATTACTAGCTCGCACGAGCTGCTATGCTAGCGCCTCTCTAGTCAGCAGTCACCCGCAACTAGCTAGGATGGTCACCGCTTCCACTGCGCTCTCCGTCGCCGCCCTGGCGGCGGGCGTGACGCTGATGCTCGTCGTCCACGTCCTCGTGATCCTCTGGGCTCTGCGGCGGGGCGCTGCCCAGGCCCCCGGCGCCGACCTGGAGCGTGCCGTGGACGACGCCTGCGGAGGCAAAGGCAAGGGCCTGTCTTCCGAGGAGATCGAAACGCTGCCGTGCCACGACTTCAAAGCCGCCGTCGGAGGCGGCGGGGACTGCGCCGTGTGCCTGGAAGCGTTCGAGTCCGGCGACCGCTGCAGGCGTCTCCCGAGGTGCGAGCACAGCTTCCACGCGCCGTGCGTGGACTCGTGGCTGAAGAAGAGCCAGTGCTGCCCCGTGTGCCGCGCCGACGTGGTTGACCGGCCCACGGCCGAGGCGGAGGTGGCTGGAGAGGGAGAGGCGCCGGCTCCGGCGGTGGAGATGGCGGAGAGGACAAACCCCGCCGCGCTGGGGGTCGTCGTCGAAAGGCTGCAACGGTATAGCTGGGGCCCTCATGCCGTCACCGTGCTACACTAAGATTAATTCGTGTTGTTTGTGCGAGCAGTAATTAAGCTCTTCCGCATTTTGCAGTGTGTATAGTCAATCCTTTCGAATGGAACATTTGTATTTGATCAATGAGGCACGATTTTGTAAACATATCTTGCTTCGACATCCTTAAAATTGTAGTACCACATAATTGAAGGGAAAATACCTTTGGAACATGGTGGTAATTACACCTGATAACTGATTTTATTTTTCAAAATCAGAAAAATAATCAAAACATTCCAAATCTTTTTCCCAACAAACTTGAGCTGTCGTTTCTGTCGTATAAAAATA is part of the Triticum urartu cultivar G1812 unplaced genomic scaffold, Tu2.1 TuUngrouped_contig_4438, whole genome shotgun sequence genome and encodes:
- the LOC125527826 gene encoding E3 ubiquitin-protein ligase ATL23-like; translation: MVTASTALSVAALAAGVTLMLVVHVLVILWALRRGAAQAPGADLERAVDDACGGKGKGLSSEEIETLPCHDFKAAVGGGGDCAVCLEAFESGDRCRRLPRCEHSFHAPCVDSWLKKSQCCPVCRADVVDRPTAEAEVAGEGEAPAPAVEMAERTNPAALGVVVERLQRYSWGPHAVTVLH